In Camelus ferus isolate YT-003-E chromosome 33, BCGSAC_Cfer_1.0, whole genome shotgun sequence, the genomic stretch ATACCTGTTCTGGGTGAGTCTCCCctctttttttattgtgaagtTGAAGATACGAGTCCGTTTTTGGAGTAGGTAATCCCAAAGTTAGCTTgtttttttccacaaaatatCGTTTGGATTTCCTTCGCCGAGGGCCGCGGGATGGCAGGAACACCTCATTATGTGAACTTGAACTCTTCAAGTACTGAGAGAGGTTGCTGGACTTCTCCTCCGGGTCACTGCAGCTCGGCTCGGAAAACCACTCACTGTGATGGGTGCCATGCTCATAGTTTGGGCTTAAAAATTCACTCCCAAGTAAGGAGGCTGCGCTCTGTGGGCTCTTCTTCTGTTCGCCGTTTTCCCCCAGGAGTTCCATGCACGCCTCCTTGGAAGGGTAAAGTAGATCCAAGGTCAGATTTTCCGTAGAGCTGTCCAGAGACTCCGGCAGTGCGTCCACGGACAACAGCTGCCCCTCCTCTTTCTTACTCTTCCAGTTCGGGTCATATCGGAGGTCTGAATATTTGTCTTCTGTGGGTTC encodes the following:
- the JHY gene encoding jhy protein homolog isoform X1, coding for MSHRKLIPKLSIQSPVHHTNLKAQSTEAPFKKEDLHLISKDSLESDAESLTREMKPQSELEDQIQDDHMEPDSLEEESLSETEEEASRRAAQVAGKENLHAQDTGASDSQEPTEDKYSDLRYDPNWKSKKEEGQLLSVDALPESLDSSTENLTLDLLYPSKEACMELLGENGEQKKSPQSAASLLGSEFLSPNYEHGTHHSEWFSEPSCSDPEEKSSNLSQYLKSSSSHNEVFLPSRGPRRRKSKRYFVEKNKLTLGLPTPKTDSYLQLHNKKRGETHPEQISYPVQVTDEEVSTQNAREIGNAAVDPEDKWHQKAQQLKVTC